A stretch of Imperialibacter roseus DNA encodes these proteins:
- a CDS encoding sll1863 family stress response protein, with protein sequence MKILRGVLMSAILSMLFFSCTQNSKKEAEDMKENATEAVENATDKIKVEKAKLTAKIENQIDELDEKLDGLKDKMDEESETLKEKLNDQKEQLQSKLEGVKEATKDNWNGIKEDATTVVNNVKKEFNDVFKKEES encoded by the coding sequence ATGAAAATTCTAAGAGGTGTATTGATGTCAGCTATACTGTCGATGTTGTTCTTTAGTTGTACCCAGAACTCAAAAAAAGAGGCTGAGGACATGAAAGAGAATGCAACAGAAGCGGTAGAAAATGCGACTGATAAGATCAAAGTTGAAAAGGCGAAGCTTACTGCCAAAATTGAAAATCAGATTGACGAGTTGGATGAGAAGCTCGACGGTTTAAAGGACAAGATGGATGAAGAAAGCGAAACGCTCAAAGAAAAACTCAATGATCAAAAAGAGCAGCTTCAGTCCAAACTGGAGGGCGTGAAAGAGGCAACAAAAGACAATTGGAATGGTATCAAAGAAGATGCAACCACAGTTGTCAACAATGTAAAAAAGGAGTTCAACGATGTGTTCAAAAAAGAAGAGAGCTAA
- a CDS encoding c-type cytochrome, with protein MNKILKVTIIVISLLILIIASGLSYLKFALPDVGPAPEISVEGTEQQIERGRYLANHVSVCIDCHSTRDWSKFAGPPIPGTEGRGGELFDQSFGFPGRFVSKNITPHHLEGWTDGEIFRAITTGVSKHGTAFFPVMPYKYYGKMDTEDIKSIIAYVRSLSPIAFDPDPSAADFPVNFIINTMPAAASPKKMPDPKNVVEYGAYVANAAGCAECHTKQENGTVVGELFAGGFEFNMGNGYMVSSMNITPHETGIGKWTKAAFIQRFKLYTDTTYVLPDVDMAKGEFQTVMPWTMYAGMTEQDLGAIYEYLQTIDPVPNTVERWKKL; from the coding sequence ATGAATAAGATTCTAAAGGTGACGATTATCGTCATCAGTCTGTTAATCCTGATAATTGCGTCAGGCTTGTCCTACCTGAAATTTGCACTTCCTGACGTGGGGCCTGCCCCCGAGATATCAGTTGAAGGCACCGAACAGCAAATTGAACGAGGCCGCTACCTCGCTAACCACGTGAGCGTTTGTATCGATTGCCACTCCACACGTGACTGGAGCAAATTTGCCGGACCTCCTATACCTGGCACAGAAGGCAGAGGCGGTGAACTTTTTGATCAGAGCTTTGGCTTCCCGGGTCGTTTTGTTTCGAAAAACATCACACCTCATCATTTGGAAGGCTGGACGGACGGCGAAATTTTCAGAGCCATTACAACAGGCGTTAGCAAGCATGGAACGGCCTTCTTCCCAGTCATGCCTTACAAATACTATGGCAAAATGGACACAGAGGATATTAAGTCGATTATCGCCTACGTCCGCTCACTCTCTCCAATAGCATTTGACCCGGACCCGTCTGCTGCCGATTTTCCGGTCAATTTCATTATCAACACCATGCCAGCGGCAGCCAGCCCTAAAAAAATGCCAGATCCAAAAAATGTAGTCGAGTATGGCGCCTATGTGGCAAATGCCGCAGGCTGCGCCGAATGCCACACCAAGCAGGAAAACGGAACAGTGGTAGGTGAGCTTTTTGCGGGCGGCTTTGAATTTAACATGGGCAACGGCTATATGGTATCGTCCATGAACATTACCCCACACGAAACGGGCATAGGCAAGTGGACAAAAGCTGCCTTTATCCAGCGGTTCAAGCTTTACACCGACACCACCTACGTGCTACCTGATGTAGATATGGCAAAAGGCGAGTTCCAAACTGTGATGCCATGGACCATGTACGCTGGCATGACCGAGCAGGACTTAGGGGCCATTTACGAATATTTGCAAACAATTGATCCCGTGCCAAACACAGTGGAACGCTGGAAAAAGCTTTAA
- a CDS encoding acyl-CoA thioesterase has product MAKKAKSAKESEVVMTELVLPNDTNTLNNLMGGRLMHWMDIVSAIAAQKHSNRIVVTASVDNVSFGKPIRLGNVVTLKAQVTRAFNSSMEVYIQVTAEDIPGNKKIDSNTAFFTFVAVDQTGRPIDVPELTPETEFEKELYEGALRRRQLRLVLAKRMKPEDAVELKSIFKLKPEDLS; this is encoded by the coding sequence ATGGCAAAAAAAGCAAAGAGTGCAAAGGAATCGGAAGTAGTCATGACAGAGCTGGTGTTGCCCAACGACACCAACACGCTCAACAACCTCATGGGAGGTCGGCTGATGCACTGGATGGATATAGTAAGCGCCATTGCGGCACAAAAGCATTCAAACCGCATAGTGGTAACAGCTTCCGTCGACAACGTTTCGTTTGGCAAACCGATTCGGCTGGGGAACGTTGTGACGCTTAAAGCACAAGTTACAAGAGCCTTCAACTCGTCGATGGAAGTATATATCCAGGTGACAGCAGAAGACATCCCAGGCAATAAAAAAATTGACAGCAACACGGCTTTTTTCACTTTTGTGGCTGTAGACCAAACCGGCCGGCCAATTGATGTGCCGGAGTTGACTCCAGAAACGGAATTTGAAAAGGAACTCTACGAAGGTGCCCTTCGCCGCCGTCAGCTGAGGCTGGTGTTGGCAAAAAGGATGAAGCCTGAGGATGCCGTAGAGTTGAAGTCTATTTTTAAGTTAAAACCTGAAGACCTAAGCTAA
- a CDS encoding protein-L-isoaspartate(D-aspartate) O-methyltransferase — MEDSYRHKGLRRGLVNTLIEKGIKSKMVLDAIGKVPRHFFFDNAFVEHAYQDKAFPIGEDQTISQPYTVAFQTQLTGAGSGSKVLEIGTGSGYQCCILLELGAEVYTIEYNKVLYERTRKFLPSMGYKAYFFQGDGSKGMPNFAPFDAILVTAGAPTIPTALVEQLKPGGRLVIPVGDDKSQKMIRITKKEGNKLVKETFDNFSFVPLLGEHGWGKK; from the coding sequence ATGGAAGACAGCTACAGGCACAAAGGGCTAAGAAGAGGACTTGTAAATACGTTAATTGAAAAAGGGATTAAGAGCAAAATGGTGCTCGACGCCATTGGCAAAGTACCTCGCCACTTTTTCTTCGACAACGCCTTTGTAGAACACGCCTATCAGGACAAAGCCTTTCCCATTGGGGAAGACCAAACCATTTCTCAGCCCTACACCGTAGCGTTTCAAACACAGCTAACGGGCGCAGGTTCAGGAAGTAAAGTCCTGGAAATTGGCACCGGATCTGGCTATCAGTGTTGCATTTTATTGGAGCTTGGCGCTGAAGTCTACACCATTGAATATAACAAAGTGCTTTATGAGAGAACTCGTAAGTTTCTCCCCTCCATGGGATATAAGGCCTATTTTTTTCAGGGAGACGGGTCGAAGGGCATGCCTAACTTTGCTCCATTCGACGCTATTTTAGTCACGGCCGGAGCGCCCACAATTCCCACCGCACTTGTTGAGCAGCTAAAGCCGGGAGGCAGGCTGGTGATACCGGTGGGTGACGACAAAAGCCAAAAAATGATTCGGATAACCAAAAAAGAAGGCAACAAACTGGTGAAAGAAACTTTCGATAATTTTAGCTTTGTGCCATTACTGGGCGAGCATGGCTGGGGCAAAAAATAA
- a CDS encoding riboflavin synthase, translating to MFTGIVETTGKVEKIEKYGSNYTFTIESAISPELKIDQSVSHNGVCLTVIGVAGRAHQVTAIHETMEKTALGLLKEGDLVNLERCMLANGRFDGHIVQGHVDQVGVCISRTEEDGSWLFDFKYDDALGNVTVEKGSICINGVSLTCFNSRKGEFRVAIIPYTFEHTNFKNIDKGTNVNLEFDILGKYIQRIIKGY from the coding sequence ATGTTTACAGGGATTGTTGAAACTACCGGGAAAGTAGAGAAGATAGAAAAGTATGGATCCAACTATACTTTCACAATCGAAAGTGCGATTAGCCCCGAGCTAAAGATTGATCAGAGTGTGTCTCACAACGGTGTTTGCCTGACGGTGATTGGCGTTGCCGGTAGAGCGCATCAGGTTACGGCTATCCACGAGACAATGGAGAAGACGGCGCTGGGGTTGCTAAAAGAAGGCGACCTTGTTAACCTGGAAAGATGCATGCTGGCCAATGGTCGGTTCGATGGTCATATAGTGCAAGGCCATGTTGACCAGGTAGGCGTTTGTATAAGCAGAACGGAAGAAGACGGCAGTTGGCTGTTCGATTTTAAGTATGATGACGCATTGGGCAATGTGACTGTCGAAAAAGGCTCTATTTGCATCAATGGTGTAAGCCTGACTTGTTTCAACTCAAGAAAAGGGGAGTTTAGGGTGGCTATAATTCCCTATACTTTTGAGCACACAAATTTCAAAAATATCGACAAGGGTACTAATGTTAATCTTGAATTTGATATTTTGGGGAAATATATTCAGAGAATAATAAAAGGATACTAA
- a CDS encoding LytR/AlgR family response regulator transcription factor: MEVKCMVVDDDPLARKLVKHYIEKTEFLTLSYELANPIEAKNILVKEDADVDLLFLDIQMPEMSGLELMESLDKSYQIVFITSEEQYAVQAFENSVVDYLVKPFEYPRFLKAATKGKENIETLRRFVEKQTHVFVKCDGRLVRIQLSDLLFVEALADYVIFNTKKGKYIVHYTMKGIEKRLPTTSFARVHRSYIINIDNVDHLEESNIMIGDKSVPVGASYKEKFIKKLNML, from the coding sequence ATGGAAGTTAAATGCATGGTAGTGGATGACGATCCGCTGGCGAGAAAGCTGGTTAAACACTACATTGAAAAAACGGAATTTCTGACGTTGAGCTATGAGCTTGCCAATCCGATTGAAGCCAAAAACATACTGGTGAAGGAGGATGCTGACGTCGATTTGCTGTTTCTGGATATCCAAATGCCAGAAATGTCGGGGCTCGAATTAATGGAGTCGCTGGATAAATCTTACCAGATTGTTTTCATCACTTCCGAAGAGCAGTATGCTGTTCAGGCATTTGAGAATAGTGTAGTCGACTACCTCGTAAAGCCTTTTGAATACCCACGTTTTTTGAAGGCCGCCACTAAAGGCAAAGAGAATATTGAGACACTTCGCAGGTTTGTAGAAAAACAAACCCACGTTTTTGTGAAGTGCGATGGCAGGCTTGTGAGGATTCAGCTAAGTGACCTGCTGTTTGTAGAAGCGCTGGCTGATTACGTGATCTTCAACACCAAAAAAGGAAAGTACATTGTTCACTACACAATGAAAGGTATAGAAAAGCGGCTCCCCACCACCTCCTTTGCCAGGGTTCACAGGTCGTACATTATTAATATCGACAATGTGGATCATCTTGAGGAATCGAATATCATGATAGGTGATAAGAGTGTGCCGGTAGGAGCTTCTTACAAAGAGAAATTCATCAAGAAGCTAAACATGCTTTAG
- a CDS encoding phosphatase PAP2 family protein, protein MNWLIELDQQFFLWLNSHYASWLDGPMLLITGRNTWIPLYLALIAWLIYQQKKEAVWSILAIVLTIVIADQLTSGLMKPFFERLRPCHDPAIASLVHLVDGCGGKFGFASSHAANTFALATFVSLLHTGKPYWHFVWYVWAAVVTYSRIYVGVHYPGDVLVGALVGIAAAYTIYLIGRKTGRLKHV, encoded by the coding sequence ATGAACTGGCTAATTGAGTTAGACCAACAATTTTTCCTGTGGCTCAACTCGCACTATGCCAGTTGGCTTGACGGCCCCATGCTGCTGATAACTGGAAGAAATACCTGGATTCCGCTTTACCTTGCTCTCATTGCCTGGTTAATCTACCAGCAAAAAAAGGAGGCGGTTTGGTCAATACTTGCCATAGTGCTCACCATTGTGATAGCCGACCAGCTGACCTCTGGCCTTATGAAGCCATTTTTCGAAAGACTGAGGCCATGCCATGACCCCGCCATCGCCTCACTGGTTCATCTGGTTGACGGATGCGGAGGGAAATTTGGCTTTGCCTCCTCACACGCAGCCAACACTTTTGCACTGGCCACGTTCGTCAGTCTATTGCACACAGGAAAACCCTACTGGCACTTTGTGTGGTACGTCTGGGCCGCAGTAGTGACTTATAGCAGGATTTACGTTGGCGTGCACTACCCCGGCGATGTACTTGTGGGAGCCCTTGTGGGTATTGCCGCAGCCTACACCATTTATCTGATTGGGAGGAAAACAGGCAGACTAAAGCATGTTTAG
- the hemF gene encoding oxygen-dependent coproporphyrinogen oxidase, with protein sequence MPGKEEITNWFKGLQDNICVSLEAADGTGSFEEDAWDRPGGGGGRSRVIRNGKVIEKGGVNFSAVWGPTPEKVLQSFGLDHADFYATGVSIVLHPSNPFVPIIHMNVRYFEMSNGVCWFGGGIDLTPHYVNPNDALYFHQALKNTCDRHNPAYYPKFKEWADNYFYVQHRHETRGIGGIFFDHLKAEDGISMDDRWKFVQDVGNTFAPTYTHFMASNSSQPYGEREKNWQMLRRGRYVEFNLVLDRGTKFGLETDGRIESILMSLPPLAGWEYNHQPEAGTPEHDTLLSLKKGVNWLGL encoded by the coding sequence ATGCCTGGAAAAGAAGAAATTACAAATTGGTTCAAAGGCTTACAGGATAATATCTGTGTGTCACTGGAAGCAGCCGATGGCACTGGTTCCTTTGAAGAGGATGCCTGGGACAGGCCTGGGGGCGGCGGTGGCAGGTCACGGGTGATAAGAAATGGAAAAGTAATTGAAAAAGGAGGCGTCAACTTTTCAGCGGTATGGGGCCCAACACCCGAAAAAGTTCTTCAGTCCTTTGGCCTCGACCATGCAGATTTCTACGCTACCGGCGTTTCCATCGTACTCCACCCCTCCAATCCTTTTGTACCCATCATTCACATGAACGTTCGGTACTTTGAAATGAGCAACGGCGTTTGCTGGTTTGGCGGCGGCATCGACCTCACCCCACACTATGTAAACCCCAACGACGCCCTCTATTTCCACCAGGCACTCAAAAACACCTGTGACAGGCACAACCCGGCTTACTACCCAAAGTTCAAGGAATGGGCTGACAACTATTTCTATGTGCAGCACCGCCACGAGACCCGTGGCATTGGTGGAATATTCTTCGACCACCTGAAAGCAGAAGATGGAATTTCGATGGATGACCGGTGGAAGTTTGTACAAGACGTGGGCAACACTTTTGCACCTACTTACACGCACTTTATGGCCAGCAATAGCTCGCAGCCTTATGGTGAGCGGGAGAAAAACTGGCAAATGCTGCGAAGAGGCCGCTATGTGGAGTTTAATCTCGTGCTCGACAGGGGTACAAAATTTGGATTAGAAACAGATGGACGTATTGAGTCGATATTGATGAGCTTGCCGCCATTGGCTGGCTGGGAATACAACCACCAGCCTGAGGCAGGTACGCCGGAACATGACACGCTTTTGTCCCTTAAGAAAGGGGTTAACTGGTTGGGCTTATGA
- the tamL gene encoding translocation and assembly module lipoprotein TamL: MNFALFFEIIPVTASIRKLVFITIIAAAFSGTLSGCLGLRYLKEDEKLLYKESIENAKGLNIDELEAQFQQKPNRRTPIFPWSLYVNVYYWGQHRYDSAKYQSKKESAIARYDAKIAKATDKKKPKKAELLKSRKLKKVSKIDKTLKEGNLFMRWGEEVAVFKPELREQTEQQLVSYLQSEGYFNAGVTSSLKEKEKLVSVTYELERNKPYVIDSIFYGIPDDEIKDIVLNSENKSLLVKGDRYRQKELASERERVYESLVNKGYYRFNKQLISFQVDTASLGGKKVLIEIAVKSPVKEHDHKRFVIDSVNFITDANINIPGEKRSNRIYHGVNYSFYEERYNKKILDWRVFIYPDSMYSRANTFETQKQLANLDIFKFVNINYDTVGTHFIANIYTSPLQKFQTSTEFGVNVSQGLPGPFVNANIKDRNVFKGLEILELSGRFGIEGVASPSDVKDVYSSKEYGGNLALTFPQFITPASWSRRRDQGRLNPRTRWLVGTTVTDRREYKRTNFNSTWAYIWQKDNKHLFNLTLADISFIDSELKDDKFKELLQDYADRGNRLINSFNPSYVGSTSFSMAVNNNSYGITKGNASFFRIFVESSGNSLWFFNEDNLISDRLEYYQFSKANFDFRKVTNLSSKHDLAYRFNVGVAVPYGINTVLPYEKYFFAGGSNGIRAWRPRRLGPGSYTPPLNDNPEKDGLYDYSFEQPGEILLETSVEYRRRLFSFVSWAFFIDAGNVWTLRDDVTRPGSQFKVDSFAKEIAVGSGFGLRFDFSFLILRLDAGAKIHDPARPPGQRWVFDKLLTNFPFGEKEQTILNIGIGYPF, from the coding sequence ATGAATTTTGCCCTGTTTTTCGAAATCATTCCCGTGACGGCTTCAATCCGCAAATTAGTATTTATAACCATTATTGCCGCTGCTTTTTCGGGCACCTTGTCGGGGTGTTTGGGATTGCGGTACCTTAAAGAAGACGAGAAGCTGCTTTACAAAGAATCAATAGAAAATGCCAAGGGACTGAATATAGATGAACTCGAAGCCCAATTTCAGCAAAAGCCCAATCGGCGAACGCCCATTTTCCCCTGGTCTCTATATGTGAATGTCTACTACTGGGGGCAACACAGGTACGATTCAGCAAAGTATCAAAGCAAAAAAGAAAGTGCCATTGCCAGGTACGATGCCAAGATTGCCAAAGCAACAGACAAAAAAAAGCCAAAAAAAGCAGAGCTTCTTAAATCAAGAAAGCTCAAGAAGGTCTCTAAAATTGACAAAACTTTAAAGGAAGGCAATTTATTCATGCGGTGGGGTGAGGAAGTCGCCGTTTTCAAGCCAGAGTTGCGAGAACAAACAGAGCAACAGCTTGTATCCTACCTTCAGTCGGAGGGGTATTTCAATGCCGGAGTTACCTCATCGCTGAAAGAAAAGGAGAAACTAGTGTCGGTGACCTATGAGCTTGAAAGAAACAAGCCGTATGTTATTGATTCGATATTTTACGGCATACCCGACGATGAGATCAAGGACATTGTACTTAACTCAGAGAATAAATCACTGTTAGTGAAGGGCGACAGATATCGCCAAAAGGAGCTGGCCAGTGAACGGGAAAGAGTCTATGAATCTCTTGTAAACAAGGGCTACTACAGATTCAATAAGCAATTAATTTCTTTTCAGGTGGACACGGCAAGCCTGGGCGGCAAAAAGGTCCTCATCGAAATCGCAGTGAAATCACCTGTAAAGGAACATGACCACAAAAGATTTGTCATCGACTCTGTAAACTTCATTACTGATGCCAATATCAATATCCCCGGTGAGAAGCGAAGCAATAGGATCTATCATGGTGTCAACTATAGCTTCTATGAGGAGCGATACAACAAAAAAATACTTGACTGGAGGGTTTTCATCTACCCGGATAGTATGTATAGCAGGGCCAACACCTTCGAGACGCAAAAGCAATTGGCCAACCTCGATATTTTCAAGTTTGTCAACATCAACTACGACACCGTAGGTACTCATTTCATCGCCAATATCTATACCAGCCCTCTTCAAAAGTTCCAAACCTCAACAGAGTTTGGTGTCAATGTAAGCCAGGGACTTCCCGGACCCTTTGTCAACGCCAATATCAAAGACAGGAATGTATTCAAGGGCCTTGAAATACTGGAACTGTCTGGCAGGTTTGGTATCGAAGGCGTCGCATCACCATCCGATGTAAAGGATGTGTATTCCAGCAAGGAGTACGGAGGGAATCTTGCCTTGACTTTTCCTCAGTTCATCACACCTGCCTCCTGGAGCAGACGACGAGACCAGGGGCGGCTCAACCCCAGAACACGCTGGCTGGTAGGTACTACCGTTACCGACAGGCGTGAGTACAAACGAACCAACTTTAACTCGACCTGGGCATACATCTGGCAAAAGGACAATAAACACCTGTTCAACCTTACCCTTGCCGATATCAGCTTTATTGACTCGGAGTTGAAGGACGACAAATTCAAAGAGTTACTTCAAGACTACGCCGACAGAGGCAACCGATTGATCAATTCCTTTAACCCATCTTACGTTGGAAGCACCAGCTTCTCGATGGCGGTCAACAACAATAGCTATGGTATTACTAAAGGGAATGCCAGCTTTTTCAGAATTTTTGTCGAAAGCAGCGGAAACTCACTCTGGTTCTTCAATGAGGACAATCTCATTAGTGACCGGTTGGAGTACTACCAATTTTCTAAAGCCAATTTTGACTTTCGAAAGGTCACCAACCTATCATCGAAGCACGATCTTGCCTACCGCTTCAACGTTGGGGTGGCTGTGCCCTACGGGATAAACACCGTGCTTCCCTATGAAAAGTACTTCTTTGCTGGCGGAAGCAATGGTATTAGAGCCTGGCGCCCCCGGCGGCTTGGCCCAGGATCCTACACGCCTCCACTCAACGACAACCCGGAAAAAGACGGGCTCTACGACTACAGCTTCGAACAACCAGGAGAAATCTTACTAGAAACAAGTGTTGAATATCGCAGAAGGCTTTTCAGCTTTGTATCGTGGGCGTTTTTCATTGACGCAGGTAACGTGTGGACGCTAAGAGATGACGTCACCAGGCCCGGAAGCCAGTTCAAAGTTGACTCATTTGCTAAAGAAATCGCAGTTGGATCTGGCTTTGGCCTGAGGTTTGATTTTTCGTTCCTTATCCTCAGGCTCGATGCGGGAGCAAAGATACATGATCCTGCAAGACCTCCCGGACAAAGATGGGTGTTCGACAAACTGCTGACCAACTTCCCATTTGGCGAAAAAGAGCAGACTATTCTGAATATTGGAATCGGGTACCCGTTCTAG
- a CDS encoding TrmH family RNA methyltransferase, which translates to MISKNRAKFIKSLQLKKFRKQEGLFVVEGGKSVLEVLQSNFTLIELYVTSSFYAENEFILKLAPIPVEIVSERELEMASGLQSNNAALAVVQMPAYQFEEPVASEFALVLDDVRDPGNLGTIIRIADWYGIGKVYCSPETTDLFAGKVVQACMGSLTRVKVFYTALNTLLEGYEGPVYGALLNGKNIYDERFDQVGLIVMGNESNGISAGLLPLVSHPITIPGHGGAESLNVAVATAIVCDNVRRPKS; encoded by the coding sequence ATGATTTCGAAAAACAGGGCAAAATTCATTAAATCACTGCAATTAAAAAAATTCAGAAAGCAGGAGGGGCTTTTTGTGGTAGAGGGCGGTAAAAGTGTGCTCGAAGTTTTGCAATCAAATTTCACGCTCATAGAGCTGTATGTAACCTCTTCCTTTTACGCAGAAAACGAATTTATTCTAAAACTGGCACCTATTCCGGTAGAAATAGTTTCGGAGCGGGAACTGGAAATGGCCAGTGGTTTACAATCCAACAATGCTGCCTTGGCTGTTGTTCAAATGCCAGCTTATCAGTTTGAAGAACCAGTTGCCTCGGAGTTTGCCCTTGTTTTGGACGACGTGAGGGATCCCGGTAACCTTGGCACCATCATCAGGATAGCTGACTGGTATGGCATCGGCAAGGTATATTGCTCTCCGGAAACGACCGACCTGTTTGCAGGGAAGGTGGTGCAGGCATGCATGGGCTCGCTGACCAGAGTGAAGGTTTTTTATACAGCGCTGAACACCCTGTTGGAGGGGTACGAAGGGCCTGTGTACGGCGCCCTTTTGAATGGGAAGAACATCTACGACGAAAGATTCGATCAAGTTGGGCTTATTGTGATGGGCAATGAGTCAAACGGCATTTCTGCTGGCTTGCTACCGCTGGTGAGTCACCCTATTACCATTCCGGGGCACGGTGGTGCCGAGTCGCTCAACGTAGCTGTAGCTACTGCCATAGTTTGTGACAATGTACGCAGGCCAAAGAGCTAG
- a CDS encoding phosphotriesterase family protein yields the protein MRLYSLLSIAVLVALSYCNPATQQPEVISVNGKMTPSEMGTTLIHEHILVDFIGADSVGYHRWDRDSVIAQTLPFLVDAKKRGVNTFIDCTPAYLGRDPWLLQELSELSGLTIITNTGYYGAVGNKYLPEHAFTETAEQLATRWIDEFQNGIEGSGVKPGFIKISVNSDVPLSTVDQKLVRAAAITHLATGMTIASHTGPALPALEEIALLKAEGVDPSAFIWVHAQIETDFTYYNKAYDLGAWISLDGVVWDVEEHLKRLIYCKKNGLLDKVLISHDAGWYSPGELNGGDFKAFTAIFDELIPLLKQNDFSEKDIDQLLRVNPARAFAINVKAAN from the coding sequence ATGAGACTCTATTCCCTTTTATCGATCGCCGTTCTGGTTGCCTTGTCATATTGCAATCCGGCTACTCAACAGCCCGAGGTCATTTCAGTCAACGGCAAAATGACCCCCAGCGAAATGGGAACCACACTCATCCACGAACACATCCTGGTCGACTTTATTGGAGCCGACAGTGTTGGCTACCACCGATGGGACCGGGACAGCGTGATTGCCCAAACACTTCCCTTTCTGGTGGATGCCAAAAAAAGAGGTGTCAACACCTTCATCGACTGCACCCCTGCCTATTTGGGACGAGACCCCTGGCTGCTGCAGGAGCTCAGTGAGCTGTCGGGGCTGACCATCATAACCAACACCGGTTACTATGGAGCTGTCGGCAATAAGTACTTGCCTGAGCATGCTTTCACGGAAACGGCGGAACAATTGGCCACAAGATGGATCGACGAATTCCAAAACGGTATTGAGGGATCGGGCGTCAAGCCGGGTTTTATAAAAATCAGCGTCAATAGCGACGTGCCACTTTCCACTGTAGATCAAAAACTCGTTCGGGCGGCTGCCATCACACACCTGGCCACGGGAATGACCATCGCTTCCCACACGGGCCCGGCACTGCCTGCCCTGGAAGAAATCGCCCTGCTAAAGGCCGAAGGTGTTGATCCATCTGCGTTCATTTGGGTGCACGCCCAGATCGAAACTGATTTCACTTACTACAACAAAGCCTATGACCTGGGTGCCTGGATCAGTCTTGACGGGGTAGTTTGGGATGTGGAAGAACACTTGAAGCGACTCATCTATTGCAAGAAAAACGGTCTTTTAGACAAAGTGCTTATTTCCCACGACGCCGGTTGGTACAGCCCGGGTGAATTGAACGGAGGTGACTTCAAGGCGTTCACAGCCATTTTTGATGAGCTCATCCCCCTTTTGAAGCAAAACGATTTTTCAGAAAAAGACATAGACCAACTGCTGCGGGTCAACCCGGCACGGGCCTTTGCTATCAATGTAAAAGCAGCCAACTAG
- a CDS encoding queuosine precursor transporter, with protein MEQTLNNKRTNLFIVLSGIFLTNAVVAEMIGVKIFSAEGTFGLPPAQIHLFGDFVLDFNLTAGAVIWPVVFITTDIINEYFGKQGVKRISYMTAGFIAYVFLVIYLVTLLDPAAFWLDVNGTDSEGHPFNINYAFKVIFRQGLGIIIGSLVAFLIGQLLDVYVFHQLRKVTGSKMIWLRATGSTLVSQFIDSFVVLGIAFYVLAPEGGRWSLSQLAAVGTINYIYKFSVAILLTPLLYVAHYFIDRYLGKKDAEALIEDAAAKSKGFF; from the coding sequence ATGGAGCAAACACTCAACAACAAACGAACCAATCTCTTTATCGTCCTGAGCGGCATTTTTCTCACCAATGCCGTCGTCGCAGAGATGATTGGTGTCAAAATTTTCTCAGCCGAAGGCACCTTCGGACTGCCCCCGGCACAAATTCATCTCTTTGGCGACTTTGTGCTCGACTTCAACCTGACTGCAGGTGCCGTGATCTGGCCGGTGGTTTTCATCACCACCGACATTATCAACGAATACTTTGGCAAACAAGGCGTGAAAAGGATCAGCTATATGACCGCTGGCTTTATCGCTTACGTTTTTCTGGTCATCTATCTGGTTACACTGCTCGACCCCGCAGCCTTCTGGCTCGATGTCAACGGTACCGACAGTGAAGGGCATCCATTCAATATCAACTATGCTTTCAAAGTCATTTTCAGGCAAGGGCTTGGTATCATCATCGGATCACTGGTGGCGTTCCTTATCGGCCAGTTGCTCGATGTCTATGTGTTTCATCAGCTTCGCAAAGTAACCGGATCAAAAATGATTTGGCTCAGGGCTACCGGGTCAACACTCGTCAGCCAGTTCATCGATAGCTTCGTGGTATTGGGCATTGCTTTCTATGTCCTCGCTCCTGAAGGTGGTCGATGGAGTCTCTCTCAGCTTGCGGCAGTAGGCACCATCAACTACATCTACAAATTCAGCGTCGCTATCTTGCTCACGCCTCTGCTCTATGTTGCCCACTACTTCATCGACCGATACCTGGGCAAAAAAGACGCAGAAGCGCTGATTGAAGACGCTGCTGCAAAAAGTAAAGGCTTTTTCTGA